Proteins from one Cicer arietinum cultivar CDC Frontier isolate Library 1 chromosome 3, Cicar.CDCFrontier_v2.0, whole genome shotgun sequence genomic window:
- the LOC105851535 gene encoding uncharacterized protein, protein MTVGEYAAKFESLSRYFKFFRQTIDEDFMCHRFQDGLKYEIQDSVLPLGITRFQPLVEKCREVEAVKNRRLNRGGASNHGGPTRPSNQNQGHNRPDQNPYHRPQGSDKGPYHPMTSISDDRQRTSESKPYCYRCGDPRHLANRCTLNDSVCFKCQKPRHLARDCKEPKAEASLNATEVTRPTAQGRVYNINGQGTSRLNESFQGECEISGNILSVLFDSGATHSFISMDCVKLLELHITTLLFDLSVTTVADNALIANTTCMHCPIVVLSRKFNVNLICLPLKNLDVILGMDWLSHHYILLYCGRKTVIFPDPELSKFLAAHEIKVALKEGDLEILSLASTGVTRDVKIKDRLVVRDFSNVFPIDVPGLPPA, encoded by the coding sequence ATGACTGTGGGAGAATATGCGGCAAAGTTTGAATCCTTATCGCGATACTTCAAGTTTTTTCGTCAGACCATTGATGAAGACTTTATGTGTCACCGTTTCCAAGATGGATTGAAGTATGAAATTCAAGATTCGGTACTACCTCTGGGAATCACGCGATTCCAACCCCTAGTGGAAAAGTGTAGAGAGGTAGAGGCTGTGAAGAACCGCAGGCTGAATCGTGGGGGTGCTAGTAACCACGGGGGACCAACACGACCGAGTAATCAGAACCAGGGTCATAATAGACCAGATCAAAACCCATATCATCGTCCCCAAGGGTCAGATAAGGGACCATATCATCCAATGACCTCCATTTCAGATGATAGACAAAGGACTTCAGAATCAAAGCCATACTGTTATCGTTGTGGAGACCCAAGACACCTTGCGAATAGGTGCACTCTCAACGACAGTGTATGTTTTAAATGCCAGAAGCCCAGACATCTAGCCAGGGATTGCAAAGAACCAAAGGCAGAAGCCTCACTGAATGCAACTGAAGTCACACGCCCAACAGCTCAAGGACGAGTTTACAATATAAATGGTCAAGGGACGTCTCGTCTCAATGAATCCTTCCAAGGGGAGTGTGAAATCTCAGGTAATATTCTAAGCGTCCTTTTTGACTCTGGTGCAACACATTCATTTATctctatggactgtgtgaagcTATTGGAATTGCATATCACAAccttattgtttgatttgtctGTTACCACTGTTGCTGATAATGCTTTAATTGCAAATACGACATGTATGCATTGTCCTATAGTTGTGTTGAGTAGGAAATTTAATGTGAATCTCATTTGTCTACCTCTTAAGAACCTCGACGTTATCCTTGGTATGGATTGGTTGTCACaccattatattttgttatattgtgGTCGTAAGACTGTAATTTTTCCCGACCCAGAGCTTTCTAAATTCTTAGCTGCGCACGAAATCAAGGTTGCTCTTAAGGAAGGTGATTTGGAGATTTTGTCCCTGGCTAGTACGGGAGTTACTCGTGATGTCAAGATAAAGGATAGACTAGTGGTTAGGGATTTCTCTAACGTGTTTCCGATTGATGTACCAGGACTACCGCCAGCGTGA
- the LOC113785440 gene encoding uncharacterized protein, giving the protein MDELEQTEIRENVNQLKGQMTKILKILQALGNRNDGNPLVDEGVPQNTLVHPTSVAPHLHTNYQEGKAQQFPLYGLPPGYTPLIDTHLPNNNTLVVTTNPQHGTGEFPQVQLSPFTSGFPSSSSQKKSTEAMPMMLNIHHESRPLESNQSQEKWQALEERLRVVEGGNNYGFDASDLCLVSDVIIPRKFKFPEFDKYKGTTCPKNRLIMFCRKMGFCAHDEKLLIHFFQDSLTGASLS; this is encoded by the coding sequence ATGGATGAGCTAGAGCAAACAGAAATAAGAGAAAACGTGAACCAGCTCAAGGGGCAAATGACCAAGATCTTGAAGATTTTACAAGCACTTGGAAATAGAAATGATGGGAATCCTTTGGTAGACGAGGGGGTGCCCCAAAACACTCTTGTTCATCCAACGAGCGTCGCTCCACACCTTCACACCAATTATCAAGAAGGGAAGGCACAACAATTTCCACTTTATGGTCTTCCTCCAGGTTATACCCCACTCATAGATACTCATCTCCCCAACAACAATACACTGGTCGTGACCACAAATCCACAACATGGTACTGGCGAGTTCCCTCAAGTGCAACTTTCACCCTTTACTTCGGGCTTTCCTAGCTCTTCATCGCAAAAAAAATCTACCGAAGCTATGCCGATGATGTTAAACATTCACCATGAATCTCGACCGCTCGAGAGCAATCAATCCCAAGAAAAATGGCAAGCCTTGGAAGAACGCCTGAGAGTTGTCGAAGGGGGAAACAATTATGGATTTGATGCTTCAGACCTATGCCTCGTTTCTGATGTTATAATACCTCGGAAATTCAAATTTCCTGAATTCGACAAATACAAGGGAACTACATGCCCCAAGAACCGTCTTATTATGTTTTGtcgaaaaatgggtttttgcGCCCATGACGAAAAACTGCTAATCCACTTCTTTCAAGACAGTTTGACAGGAGCTTCCCTGAGTTGA